From one Physeter macrocephalus isolate SW-GA chromosome 18, ASM283717v5, whole genome shotgun sequence genomic stretch:
- the LOC102988543 gene encoding procathepsin L-like, with the protein MNPSLLLTALCLGITLAAPKLDLSLNAQRKLWKATHRKLYGLNEVGWRTVWQKNMKMIDLHNQEYSQGKHGFTMAMNAFGDMTREEFRQVMNGLQNQKHKKGKVFPVPVFALIPSSMDWREKGYVTPVKNQGHRGSCWAFSATGALEGQMFRKTGRLVSLSEQNLMDCSWSQGNEGCSGGLMDNAFQYVKDNRGLDSEESYPYLGRDESCHYRPQSSAANDTGFVDIPKQEKALMKAVATVGPISVAIDASHPTFQFYKAGIYYDPYCSSEDLDHGVLAVGYGFEGADSDNNKYWLVKNRVNTDILMFDYNIKVLSQACLGY; encoded by the exons ATGAATCCTTCACTCCTCCTGACTGCCCTTTGCTTGGGAATAACCTTAGCAGCTCCAAAACTTGATCTCAGTTTAAATGCACAACGGAAATTGTGGAAGGCAACACACAGGAAACTATATGGCTTG AATGAAGTAGGATGGAGAACAGTGTGgcagaagaatatgaaaatgattgACCTGCACAATCAGGAATACAGCCAAGGGAAACATGGCTTCACCATGGCAATGAATGCCTTTGGTGACATGACCCGTGAAGAGTTCAGGCAGGTGATGAATGGTCTTCAAAACCAGAAGCACAAGAAGGGGAAAGTGTTCCCAGTACCTGTCTTTGCTCTGATTCCCTCATCCATGGACTGGAGAGAGAAAGGCTATGTAACTCCTGTGAAGAATCAGGGTCATCGTGGTTCTTGTTGGGCTTTTAGTGCCACTGGCGCCCTTGAAGGACAGATGTTCCGGAAAACTGGCAGACTTGTCTCACTGAGTGAGCAGAACCTGATGGACTGCTCTTGGTCTCAAGGAAATGAGGGCTGCAGTGGTGGCTTAATGGATAATGCCTTCCAGTATGTTAAGGACAACAGAGGCCTGGACTCAGAGGAATCCTATCCATATCTTGGAAGGGATGAATCCTGCCACTACAGACCCCAGAGTTCTGCTGCCAACGACACTGGTTTCGTGGACATTCCTAAGCAAGAGAAGGCCCTTATGAAGGCAGTGGCAACTGTGGGCCCCATCTCTGTTGCTATAGATGCAAGCCATCCAACCTTCCAGTTCTATAAAGCAGGCATTTATTATGATCCATACTGCAGCAGTGAAGACCTGGATCATGGTGTTCTGGCGGTTGGCTATGGGTTTGAAGGAGCAGACTCAGATAACAATAAATACTGGCTTGTCAAGAACAG GGTGAACACAGACATATTAATGTTTGATTATAACATTAAGGTACTGTCTCAAGCCTGCCTAGGGTATTGA